The Gillisia sp. Hel_I_86 genome has a segment encoding these proteins:
- a CDS encoding non-canonical purine NTP diphosphatase, producing the protein MKLVFATHNKNKLQEVQALFPKDITLLSLDDIGCFEEIPETADTIDGNAILKANFVKEHYHMDCFADDTGLEVKALNGEPGVHSARYAGTHKDNEANIDKLLANLENRENREARFKTVIALNLEGHELLFTGVCEGTILKERKGEHGFGYDAVFQPNNSEKSFGEMEMEEKSKHSHRGKALRNLIEYLAK; encoded by the coding sequence ATGAAACTTGTATTCGCTACCCACAACAAAAACAAGCTACAGGAAGTACAGGCATTGTTCCCAAAGGATATTACGCTGCTTTCCTTAGATGATATAGGGTGTTTTGAAGAAATTCCCGAAACGGCAGATACCATAGATGGAAACGCTATTTTAAAAGCAAATTTTGTGAAAGAACATTACCACATGGATTGTTTTGCAGATGACACAGGATTGGAAGTAAAAGCGCTTAATGGAGAACCGGGAGTGCATTCGGCAAGGTATGCGGGAACGCATAAGGACAATGAGGCAAATATAGATAAGCTGCTTGCCAATCTTGAAAATAGGGAAAATCGGGAGGCTCGGTTTAAAACCGTGATCGCATTGAACCTGGAGGGCCACGAATTATTGTTTACAGGTGTATGTGAAGGAACCATATTAAAAGAGCGAAAAGGGGAACACGGTTTTGGTTACGATGCTGTTTTTCAGCCAAATAATTCTGAAAAATCCTTTGGAGAAATGGAAATGGAAGAAAAATCCAAGCATAGTCATCGCGGAAAAGCACTTCGAAATCTCATAGAATACTTAGCTAAATAG
- the nadC gene encoding carboxylating nicotinate-nucleotide diphosphorylase, producing MISQAQFQKEIELIISNAVREDVGEGDHSSLACIPKEAKGKAKLLVKDNGIIAGVEFAKQVFKYIDPDLKVDTLIEDGQRVQKRDIVFYVEGPSQSILKAERLVLNAMQRMSAIATKTNEFVKKLEGTKTQILDTRKTTPGIRALEKWAVKIGGGENHRFALYDMIMLKDNHIDFAGGITQAIDKTKAYLKNNDLDLKIIVEARDLAEIQEILKSDGIYRILIDNFNYEETKKAVQAINTKCLTESSGGITLETVRKYAECGVDYVSSGALTHSVYNMDLSLKAV from the coding sequence ATGATTTCACAGGCACAATTTCAAAAGGAAATTGAATTAATTATTTCCAATGCGGTAAGAGAAGATGTTGGGGAAGGCGACCACAGTTCTTTGGCGTGTATTCCAAAAGAAGCAAAAGGTAAAGCCAAACTACTCGTAAAGGATAACGGTATAATTGCCGGAGTGGAGTTTGCAAAGCAGGTTTTTAAGTATATAGACCCAGATCTAAAAGTGGACACTTTAATTGAAGATGGGCAAAGGGTTCAAAAAAGGGACATTGTCTTTTATGTAGAAGGTCCTTCTCAATCTATTTTGAAAGCAGAGCGTTTGGTCTTGAACGCGATGCAGCGTATGAGTGCTATTGCCACCAAAACGAACGAATTTGTAAAGAAGCTGGAAGGCACAAAAACTCAAATCTTGGATACTAGAAAGACGACTCCGGGGATCAGGGCTCTAGAGAAATGGGCGGTTAAAATTGGGGGAGGTGAAAACCATAGATTTGCCCTTTACGATATGATCATGTTAAAGGACAATCATATAGACTTTGCAGGAGGAATCACGCAAGCTATAGATAAAACCAAGGCATATCTTAAAAATAATGATCTCGATCTTAAAATTATTGTGGAAGCAAGGGATTTAGCAGAAATTCAAGAAATATTAAAAAGTGATGGAATCTATAGGATTCTTATAGATAACTTTAATTACGAGGAGACAAAAAAGGCTGTACAGGCAATCAATACAAAATGCCTTACAGAATCCAGTGGTGGAATTACCTTGGAGACTGTGAGGAAATATGCTGAATGTGGAGTGGATTATGTTTCTAGTGGCGCATTAACTCATTCTGTATACAATATGGACCTCAGTTTAAAAGCGGTATAA
- the rlmH gene encoding 23S rRNA (pseudouridine(1915)-N(3))-methyltransferase RlmH: MTIKLLGIGKTDDKTLQNLTDVYVKRLQFYNKFEIELVPDLKKAKNLDENQQKLKEGELLLNKIPASDFVVLLDENGKQLSSVDFSEFIQKRFNSGLKQVVFVIGGPYGFSEEVYKRADSRLSLSKMTFSHQMVRLFFTEQLYRAFTILKNEPYHHK, encoded by the coding sequence ATGACCATAAAATTACTTGGTATAGGTAAAACAGATGATAAAACCCTTCAAAATTTAACGGATGTTTATGTGAAACGGCTTCAGTTTTATAACAAATTTGAAATTGAACTGGTCCCGGATCTCAAAAAAGCTAAAAATCTAGATGAAAATCAACAGAAACTTAAAGAGGGAGAACTGCTTCTGAATAAAATACCTGCTTCAGATTTTGTGGTGCTCTTAGATGAAAATGGAAAACAACTGAGTTCTGTCGATTTTTCCGAATTTATTCAGAAGCGATTCAACAGCGGATTAAAACAAGTGGTTTTTGTAATTGGGGGGCCATATGGATTTTCTGAAGAAGTTTATAAAAGAGCCGACAGTAGGCTATCCTTATCGAAAATGACATTTTCGCACCAAATGGTGCGGCTTTTTTTTACGGAACAATTATACAGGGCCTTTACTATTTTAAAGAACGAGCCCTACCACCACAAATAA
- a CDS encoding DEAD/DEAH box helicase yields MNKFEQLGLNPAILKAVEEMGFTEPSEVQEKAIPILLQEDTDMVALAQTGTGKTAAFGFPLIHKINAQSKHTQGLILSPTRELCLQITNELKNYGKFTPGLNTVAIYGGASITDQAQQIRRGAQIIVATPGRMQDMIKRKLVDISKIEYCILDEADEMLNMGFFEDITNILSHTPNEKSTWLFSATMPREVSTIAKKFMRSPVEITVGNKNESTSNVSHEYYLVNTRDRYAALRRLADANPEIFSVIFCRTKRDTQKVAENLVEDGYNAAAIHGDLSQNQRDMVMKSFRNRQIQMLVATDVAARGIDVDDITHVINYQLPDEPEIYTHRSGRTGRAGKTGISMVIVSKSELRKIKSIERIIKKNFEQKEIPDGMKICEVQLFHLANDIKNTEINHDIDPYLPSIETVLEGLTKEEIIKKVFSVEFTRFFNHYKNAADLNSKVSNSRDRDSGSNGDSTRYFINVGTKDDFDWMSLKDYIKETLDLGRDDVSRVDVKESFSFFNTSSEMAEKVIATFENVQHQGRSVNVEVSQDTGRGGRRRSSGGGDRNRSRGKSSGDFKSRRSDSSSESGGRRRSDKPSFTRNDSKSSEGSSRRRSSDSGSTGQSSGRGGSRKKNIISSVNRRKSNKS; encoded by the coding sequence ATGAATAAATTTGAACAATTAGGATTAAATCCTGCCATACTTAAAGCTGTTGAGGAAATGGGCTTTACAGAGCCGAGTGAGGTACAGGAAAAAGCGATTCCAATTTTATTGCAAGAAGACACCGATATGGTTGCACTTGCCCAAACAGGTACAGGAAAAACCGCCGCTTTTGGTTTTCCACTCATCCACAAGATCAACGCACAAAGTAAGCATACACAAGGATTGATTCTTTCCCCAACCAGGGAATTGTGTTTACAAATCACAAATGAGCTTAAAAATTACGGAAAGTTTACACCAGGATTAAATACAGTTGCTATTTATGGTGGAGCAAGCATTACAGATCAAGCCCAGCAAATTCGTCGTGGAGCACAAATAATCGTTGCTACCCCGGGAAGAATGCAAGATATGATCAAACGTAAGTTGGTTGATATTTCTAAAATTGAGTACTGCATCTTGGATGAAGCAGATGAAATGTTGAATATGGGATTCTTTGAAGATATTACAAATATCTTATCTCATACTCCAAATGAAAAAAGCACATGGTTGTTCTCTGCTACCATGCCTAGAGAAGTATCTACCATTGCTAAAAAATTCATGCGTTCTCCTGTAGAAATTACAGTTGGAAACAAAAATGAAAGTACTTCCAATGTTTCCCATGAGTACTATTTGGTGAATACCCGCGACAGATATGCCGCTTTAAGGAGGTTAGCAGATGCTAATCCAGAAATTTTCTCTGTGATCTTTTGTAGAACAAAGAGGGATACTCAAAAAGTTGCCGAGAATTTAGTTGAAGATGGTTATAATGCTGCTGCAATACACGGGGATCTTAGTCAGAACCAACGTGATATGGTAATGAAGAGTTTTAGAAACCGCCAGATCCAAATGTTGGTTGCAACAGATGTTGCCGCTCGTGGAATTGATGTAGATGATATTACCCACGTGATCAACTACCAATTGCCAGATGAACCAGAAATCTATACCCATAGAAGTGGTAGAACTGGTAGAGCCGGGAAAACTGGTATCTCAATGGTAATTGTTTCCAAAAGTGAACTTAGAAAGATCAAGAGCATAGAGCGCATTATAAAGAAAAACTTCGAACAAAAAGAAATTCCAGATGGAATGAAAATTTGTGAAGTTCAACTTTTTCACTTGGCAAATGATATTAAGAACACAGAGATCAATCATGACATAGACCCTTATCTACCAAGTATAGAGACGGTTTTGGAAGGTTTAACCAAGGAAGAGATCATTAAAAAGGTATTTTCTGTAGAATTTACCAGATTCTTCAATCATTACAAGAACGCAGCAGATCTTAATTCTAAAGTTTCAAATTCCAGGGATAGGGATTCGGGTTCTAATGGGGATAGCACACGTTATTTCATTAATGTTGGAACCAAAGATGATTTTGATTGGATGTCCCTAAAAGATTATATTAAAGAAACCTTGGACCTTGGAAGGGATGATGTGTCTAGAGTAGATGTTAAAGAGAGTTTTTCTTTCTTCAATACCAGTTCTGAAATGGCAGAAAAGGTGATCGCTACTTTCGAAAATGTACAACATCAAGGAAGAAGTGTAAATGTGGAGGTTTCACAAGACACTGGTCGCGGTGGCCGAAGAAGATCTTCAGGTGGCGGTGATCGCAATAGAAGTCGCGGTAAAAGCAGTGGAGACTTTAAATCTAGAAGAAGCGATAGCTCCTCTGAATCTGGTGGGAGAAGAAGATCTGATAAGCCTTCTTTCACTAGAAACGATAGTAAATCTTCTGAAGGGTCTAGCAGAAGAAGATCTTCAGATTCTGGAAGTACTGGTCAATCCTCGGGAAGAGGTGGAAGCAGAAAAAAGAACATTATCAGCTCAGTAAATCGTAGAAAATCCAATAAATCATAA